In one Yarrowia lipolytica chromosome 1A, complete sequence genomic region, the following are encoded:
- a CDS encoding uncharacterized protein (Compare to YALI0A07799g, similar to Saccharomyces cerevisiae YDR493W; ancestral locus Anc_3.89, similar to uniprot|Q9P3Q9 Neurospora crassa Conserved hypothetical protein) — protein sequence MSQGLTAYRNVLRAANLAFKNDHFVLGQAKANIRKGFEDGRKLDPKDEDVKVRLEHINGVAYVLRTQVVQGQKHNPDEEKYQLNLHKDSEMGDNESIKSPPPMPTKGKKGKKVKCCSE from the exons ATGTCACAGGGACTGACGGCTTACCGAAACGTTTTGCGAGCGGCCAACCTGGCGTTCAAGA ATGATCACTTTGTGCTAGGacaggccaaggccaacatTCGAAAGGGCTTTGAGGACGGCCGAAAGCTGGATcccaaggacgaggacgtCAAGGTGCGTCTGGAGCATATCAACGGCGTGGCCTACGTGCTGCGAACACAGGTGGtccagggccagaagcACAACCCTGATGAGGAGAAGTACCAGCTCAATCTGCACAAGGACTCCGAGATGGGAGACAATGAGTCCATCAAGAGCCCTCCTCCCATGCCcaccaagggcaagaagggcaagaaggtcaagTGCTGCTCCGAGTAG
- a CDS encoding uncharacterized protein (Compare to YALI0A07777g, no similarity): protein MDLSEFDRFLSPEGEILLHPEELVDALLSLFLSNANLNITVKVESLQFPGRFHHLTFKRLYQSSESPPLEMTMSQRLGEQRDEMMDSIEAEWDHLSDLDSDTEVFYPDAFEIVRRNPFVITEGFPTTTEGASFDEF, encoded by the coding sequence ATGGATCTTTCAGAGTTCGACCGCTTCCTATCTCCCGAGGGAGAAATCCTGCTCCACCCTGAGGAGCTCGTTGAtgctcttctttctttGTTTCTGAGCAACGCCAATCTCAACATCACAGTCAAAGTGGAGTCCCTTCAGTTCCCGGGGCGTTTCCATCATCTCACTTTCAAGCGACTCTATCAGTCTTCCGAGTCTCCTCCGCTAGAAATGACCATGTCGCAGCGTCTGGGGGAGCAGCGAGACGAAATGATGGATTCTATCGAGGCAGAATGGGATCATCTGAGTGACTTGGACTCAGACACGGAGGTGTTCTATCCAGATGCTTTTGAAATCGTTCGTCGTAATCCGTTCGTTATCACTGAGGGAtttccaacaacaaccgaGGGAGCGTCCTTTGATGAATTTTGA